In the Gossypium arboreum isolate Shixiya-1 chromosome 10, ASM2569848v2, whole genome shotgun sequence genome, one interval contains:
- the LOC108487570 gene encoding berberine bridge enzyme-like 8, with protein sequence MGKLKAVVVVTMISTVLLSILWRATLHLEDNENFVRCLLDHSHPSHPISSAIYTPKSSSFSSVLESYIRNLRFNESSIPKPFLILTALHESHIQAAVTCGKSHGVQMKIRSGGHDYEGLSYVSTLPFFLLDMFNLRSIDVDIETETAWVQTGATLGEVFYRIAEKSKTHGFPAGVCPTVGVGGHISGAGYGNLMRKYGVSADNVLDALIIDANGRLLDRQSMGEDLFWAIRGGGGASFAVVLAYKIKLVRVPETVTVFQVDRTLEEDATDIVDQWQHVAYNLPQELFIRLMLDVVVKSSGEKTLRASFVSLFLGDSESLLSIMKERFPKLGLSKSDCIETSWVKSVLFWSNIPLETDIQVLLDRTPQTLDYLKRKSDYVREPIPKAGLESLWKKMMELEKPRMYFNPYGGKMAEIAAEEIPFPHRAGNLWKIQYLANWNEAGIEAANRYIDLTRKLHEFMTPFVSKNPRQAFLNYRDADLGSSSHGKASYSEARLNGMKWFMGNFERLVQIKTEVDPTNFFSYEQSIPLLPQQVHLDDDI encoded by the coding sequence ATGGGGAAATTGAAGGCGGTGGTTGTTGTTACAATGATTTCCACCGTTCTTCTATCTATTCTATGGAGGGCAACGCTACATTTAGAGGataatgaaaattttgttcgatgTCTTTTAGatcattctcacccttctcatcCCATTTCATCAGCAATCTATACGCCTAAATCCTCCTCCTTTTCATCTGTTTTGGAATCTTACATTAGAAACCTACGATTCAACGAGTCCTCCATACCAAAGCCTTTCCTTATTCTCACTGCACTCCATGAATCCCACATCCAAGCTGCCGTTACTTGCGGTAAAAGCCATGGGGTTCAGATGAAAATTCGAAGTGGAGGCCATGATTACGAGGGCTTATCTTATGTATCTACTCTTCCTTTCTTTCTCCTCGACATGTTCAATCTTCGATCCATAGATGTCGACATAGAAACCGAGACGGCTTGGGTTCAAACAGGAGCCACTCTTGGCGAAGTTTTTTATAGAATCGCGGAGAAGAGCAAAACACATGGGTTCCCAGCTGGTGTTTGCCCCACTGTTGGCGTTGGCGGTCACATTAGTGGAGCTGGTTATGGTAATTTGATGAGAAAATATGGTGTGTCTGCCGATAACGTTCTTGATGCTCTTATTATCGATGCTAATGGTAGACTCCTCGATAGACAATCTATGGGTGAAGATCTTTTTTGGGCCATTAGAGGAGGTGGAGGTGCGAGCTTTGCTGTCGTTCTTGCATATAAAATCAAGTTGGTTCGCGTCCCGGAGACAGTGACAGTGTTTCAGGTTGACAGAACTCTTGAAGAAGATGCTACAGACATTGTAGACCAATGGCAACATGTTGCATATAATCTGCCTCAAGAACTCTTCATCAGACTTATGTTGGATGTAGTAGTAAAAAGCAGTGGTGAAAAGACTTTGAGGGCTTCCTTCGTTTCCCTGTTTCTTGGAGATTCAGAGAGCCTCCTTTCGATCATGAAGGAGAGGTTCCCCAAGTTGGGTTTATCCAAATCTGATTGCATTGAAACAAGCTGGGTTAAATCAGTGCTATTTTGGTCCAACATTCCACTCGAAACAGACATTCAAGTGTTGCTTGATCGAACTCCTCAAACATTGGATTATCTGAAGAGGAAATCAGATTATGTAAGAGAACCAATCCCGAAGGCTGGTTTGGAGTCGCTTTGGAAGAAAATGATGGAGCTGGAAAAGCCTAGAATGTACTTTAATCCTTATGGTGGAAAAATGGCGGAAATTGCAGCAGAAGAAATTCCATTCCCACATAGAGCTGGAAATCTATGGAAGATTCAATATCTGGCGAATTGGAACGAAGCAGGGATTGAAGCAGCAAATCGTTACATAGATTTGACAAGGAAACTCCACGAGTTCATGACTCCTTTTGTGTCAAAGAACCCAAGGCAAGCATTTCTAAACTACAGAGACGCTGATTTAGGAAGCAGCTCCCATGGAAAAGCCTCGTATTCGGAAGCAAGACTTAATGGGATGAAGTGGTTTATGGGTAATTTCGAGAGATTAGTGCAGATTAAAACCGAGGTTGATCCTACTAATTTCTTTAGTTATGAACAGAGCATCCCACTTCTCCCGCAACAAGTACATTTGGATGATGATAtctga